The Candidatus Kryptobacter tengchongensis genome contains a region encoding:
- a CDS encoding heptosyltransferase-3 — MPQISKEKINKILVIKLRAIGDVLLSTAVLKNLRYNFPNAKIDFLTEPPAKEIVDGNPFIDELIIFEREKNNLIKFWELRKRKYDLVIDLFCNPRSALLTFITGAKYRVGYAFRGRSYAYNVKLKPRKEVHHNVEFNLDALRAIGLEIIDKEIYIQLNEEAEKFAEKFWKENNLNGKMVIALNPSGTWETKRWGIEKFAKLGDIIAKNFNAKILILWGNQKELEDAQKIFSIMEEKPLIPPKTNLKQLASILKRCSFTISNDSGPMHISTAVGTPTLGIYGPTNPYAQGPYGEKHLWVRKEDLECIACNLTKCPIGNICMKDLTVETVFEAFLKLVEKNKESKI; from the coding sequence TTGCCTCAAATTTCAAAAGAAAAAATTAACAAAATTCTTGTTATAAAACTTCGTGCAATTGGAGATGTCCTGTTATCAACGGCTGTTCTGAAAAACTTGCGATATAATTTCCCAAACGCAAAAATTGACTTCTTAACTGAACCCCCAGCAAAAGAAATAGTAGATGGAAACCCATTCATTGACGAATTGATAATTTTTGAGCGAGAAAAAAATAACTTAATTAAATTTTGGGAATTGAGAAAAAGGAAATATGACCTTGTGATTGACCTTTTTTGCAATCCAAGATCCGCCTTGCTGACATTTATAACAGGAGCAAAATACCGTGTTGGTTATGCCTTTCGGGGTAGAAGCTACGCCTACAATGTCAAACTAAAACCAAGAAAAGAAGTTCATCACAATGTTGAATTTAACCTTGATGCCTTGAGAGCCATTGGACTTGAAATAATTGATAAAGAAATTTATATACAACTTAATGAGGAAGCTGAAAAATTCGCAGAAAAATTCTGGAAGGAGAACAATCTTAATGGGAAAATGGTCATCGCCTTAAACCCAAGCGGGACATGGGAAACAAAAAGATGGGGAATTGAAAAATTCGCAAAGCTTGGTGATATAATAGCCAAAAATTTTAACGCAAAAATTTTAATCCTATGGGGAAATCAAAAAGAACTTGAAGATGCACAAAAAATTTTCTCAATCATGGAAGAAAAACCCCTGATTCCCCCAAAGACAAACTTGAAACAACTTGCATCAATTTTAAAAAGATGTTCTTTCACGATAAGCAATGACTCAGGTCCTATGCATATCTCAACCGCCGTTGGAACACCAACACTTGGGATTTACGGTCCAACAAATCCCTACGCTCAAGGTCCATATGGAGAAAAACATCTATGGGTGAGAAAAGAAGATCTTGAATGTATAGCATGCAATCTAACAAAATGCCCAATTGGAAATATCTGCATGAAAGATTTAACAGTTGAAACAGTTTTTGAAGCTTTCCTTAAACTCGTTGAAAAAAACAAAGAAAGCAAAATATAA
- a CDS encoding OstA-like protein — MSRCGFKHILILFLYLLPTFKTVSQQKLVQLIHADSLVGKRYDSKTVRELIGNVQLKHENIYVWCDRAIQYVDENRIEAYGNLKVKQDTLLLEANQGIYLGDKKIAICEGNVKLTDGRTTLEASYGNYDTQKKLAVFKSNVKLVDSTTVITSDELFYYRTDKKSIAVGNVIIKNLENNITIYGGYFENYDSAKYSVIKTNPKLVQIDTSSDGKIDTLIVVGKFMEAFRDTNVSMFSATDSVMIVRGDFSAICGDVFYYDKKDLIILWRNPIVWYENSQISGDSIVVKLRDRKIEEVFIYGSAFAIDPADSAYPERFNQLKGKTMWIKFKKNKIDEVYVEKNAMSLYYIFETTETNERKPNGVNFVSGDSVWIKFKDGKMHRIKIIGGIEGFYYPEELVAGKESNFNLEGFNYIKRKPEKNAKLEIVWFK, encoded by the coding sequence GTGTCCAGATGCGGTTTCAAACATATTCTGATTTTATTTCTTTATCTGCTCCCAACCTTTAAAACAGTTTCACAGCAAAAACTTGTCCAATTAATTCATGCAGATAGCTTAGTCGGAAAAAGATATGATTCAAAGACTGTGCGAGAGCTTATCGGAAATGTTCAACTCAAACATGAAAACATCTATGTCTGGTGCGATAGGGCAATCCAATATGTTGATGAAAACAGAATTGAAGCATATGGAAATTTAAAAGTCAAACAGGATACGCTCTTGCTTGAAGCAAATCAAGGAATTTACCTTGGAGATAAAAAAATTGCAATTTGCGAGGGAAATGTAAAATTAACAGACGGAAGGACAACACTTGAAGCATCATATGGAAATTACGATACACAAAAAAAACTCGCTGTCTTCAAATCAAATGTAAAACTTGTTGATTCAACCACAGTCATAACATCCGATGAACTTTTCTATTATCGCACGGATAAAAAATCAATCGCAGTTGGAAATGTTATTATCAAAAATCTTGAAAACAACATTACGATCTACGGCGGCTATTTTGAAAACTATGATAGTGCCAAATATAGCGTTATAAAAACTAATCCCAAACTCGTTCAAATAGATACATCCTCCGACGGGAAGATTGACACATTGATTGTTGTTGGAAAATTTATGGAGGCATTTAGAGACACAAATGTAAGCATGTTTTCGGCAACGGACAGCGTTATGATAGTTCGCGGAGATTTTTCAGCGATTTGCGGAGATGTTTTTTACTATGATAAAAAAGATTTGATAATCTTATGGCGAAACCCGATTGTATGGTATGAAAATAGTCAGATATCTGGCGACTCAATTGTTGTTAAGTTAAGGGATAGAAAAATTGAAGAGGTTTTTATTTATGGTTCCGCCTTTGCAATTGACCCAGCCGATTCTGCTTATCCCGAAAGGTTTAATCAATTAAAAGGAAAGACGATGTGGATTAAATTTAAAAAGAATAAAATTGATGAAGTCTATGTTGAAAAAAATGCGATGAGTTTGTATTATATCTTTGAGACAACCGAAACAAATGAAAGAAAACCAAACGGAGTTAACTTTGTAAGTGGAGACAGTGTATGGATTAAATTTAAAGACGGGAAAATGCACAGGATAAAAATTATCGGTGGAATTGAAGGGTTTTATTATCCCGAGGAACTTGTTGCGGGTAAGGAATCAAACTTTAATCTTGAGGGTTTTAACTATATAAAAAGAAAGCCAGAGAAAAATGCTAAACTTGAGATTGTTTGGTTTAAATAA
- a CDS encoding lipopolysaccharide export system ATP-binding protein, translated as MLNLRLFGLNKKNELEKNSNNSVLRAESLYKRYKKRYVVRNVSIEVKQGEVVGLLGPNGAGKTTTFYMIVGMIKPNAGKVFIDDVEITKLPMYKRARLGISYLPQEASIFRKLTVEENIMAVLQIMDLTPEQRKEKLEELLEDFGIAHIRKSKGYMLSGGERRRTEIARALATEPKFILLDEPFAGIDPIAVEDLMNIVANLKNRNIGVLITDHNVHETLSITDRAYLLFEGQILKEGTAEFLANDPEARRLYLGEKFKLDRY; from the coding sequence ATGCTAAACTTGAGATTGTTTGGTTTAAATAAAAAAAATGAACTTGAAAAAAACTCAAACAACAGCGTTTTACGGGCTGAATCTCTTTATAAACGATATAAAAAAAGATATGTCGTCCGAAATGTCAGCATAGAGGTAAAACAAGGGGAAGTGGTTGGACTCCTTGGACCAAACGGTGCTGGGAAAACAACAACATTTTATATGATTGTTGGGATGATCAAACCAAATGCTGGAAAAGTTTTTATTGACGATGTTGAAATCACAAAATTACCAATGTATAAAAGAGCAAGATTAGGGATAAGTTACCTGCCACAGGAAGCAAGCATATTCAGGAAATTAACGGTTGAAGAAAATATCATGGCAGTTTTACAAATTATGGATTTAACGCCCGAGCAGAGAAAAGAGAAACTTGAAGAACTTCTTGAAGATTTCGGCATCGCTCACATTAGAAAAAGCAAAGGATATATGTTAAGCGGTGGCGAAAGAAGAAGAACCGAAATCGCCCGTGCACTCGCAACAGAACCAAAATTTATACTTCTTGATGAACCATTCGCAGGAATTGATCCAATCGCCGTTGAAGATTTAATGAATATAGTTGCAAATCTAAAAAATAGAAATATCGGCGTTCTCATCACTGATCACAATGTCCACGAAACTCTTTCAATCACGGATAGAGCTTACCTTTTATTTGAAGGGCAAATTTTAAAAGAGGGAACAGCAGAATTTCTTGCCAATGACCCTGAAGCAAGGAGATTATACCTTGGCGAGAAATTCAAACTTGACAGATATTAA
- a CDS encoding tRNA (5-methylaminomethyl-2-thiouridylate)-methyltransferase: MRNPRNTTVVVAMSGGVDSSVAAAILKEQGYNLIGITIKTYNYEDVGVKNEHSCCSLEGINDARNVATKFGFPHYVVDFTKEFHREVINYFIKDYLEGRTPNPCVICNRKIKWEALIRKAISLGADYIATGHYARIKFDEVKGRYILMRGIDSSKDQSYALWGLTQESLSRTIFPLGELTKQEVRELAKKYELRIANKPESFEICFVPDNDYTRFLENSVQGLAEKVRGGDIIMDGKVIGKHRGYPFYTIGQRKGLGVALGYPVYVIGIDPERNIIEVGTEEKLYHNALIAGNVNLISVEKIENGMRVTAKIRYSDEGSPAILENYNDDKVLVKFEKPKRAITPGQSVVFYDGDIVVGGGIIERALDI, from the coding sequence ATGCGAAATCCAAGAAATACAACCGTCGTTGTTGCAATGAGCGGTGGTGTTGATTCATCGGTTGCAGCTGCAATTTTAAAAGAGCAGGGTTACAATCTGATTGGGATAACGATAAAGACATATAATTACGAAGATGTGGGGGTGAAAAATGAACACAGCTGTTGTTCGCTTGAGGGGATAAATGATGCGAGAAATGTAGCTACAAAGTTTGGTTTTCCTCATTATGTTGTTGACTTTACAAAGGAATTTCATCGTGAGGTGATTAACTATTTCATTAAAGATTATCTTGAGGGGAGAACCCCGAACCCTTGTGTCATCTGCAATAGAAAGATAAAGTGGGAAGCTTTGATAAGAAAAGCGATTTCGCTTGGGGCTGATTATATCGCTACGGGTCATTATGCAAGGATTAAATTTGATGAAGTGAAAGGAAGATATATTTTGATGCGTGGGATTGATTCATCAAAGGATCAGTCATACGCTCTTTGGGGTTTAACCCAGGAAAGTCTAAGTAGGACAATATTTCCTCTTGGTGAACTTACAAAGCAGGAGGTGAGGGAGCTTGCGAAGAAGTATGAATTGAGAATCGCAAATAAGCCTGAAAGTTTTGAAATTTGCTTTGTTCCAGATAATGATTATACAAGGTTTTTGGAAAATAGCGTTCAGGGGCTTGCTGAGAAAGTTAGAGGTGGAGATATAATTATGGATGGGAAAGTCATTGGGAAGCATAGAGGTTATCCATTTTATACAATCGGGCAAAGGAAAGGGCTTGGGGTTGCGCTTGGTTATCCAGTTTATGTTATTGGGATTGATCCTGAAAGAAACATTATAGAGGTTGGAACGGAAGAAAAGCTTTATCACAATGCGTTAATAGCTGGAAATGTTAATTTGATTTCTGTTGAAAAAATTGAAAATGGGATGAGGGTTACCGCAAAGATAAGATATTCTGATGAAGGAAGTCCCGCAATCCTTGAAAACTACAATGATGATAAAGTTCTTGTAAAATTTGAAAAGCCAAAGCGTGCCATCACTCCAGGGCAGTCAGTTGTATTTTATGATGGTGATATTGTTGTTGGCGGTGGTATAATTGAAAGGGCGCTTGATATTTAA
- a CDS encoding EamA-like transporter family protein: MRQRYKAELLLLLITFIWGGTFSIVKTALENVSPLIFLGIRFGISTVLYFVFFPGSLKHLNLLALKHSFVIAFFLFAGFAFQTLGLKYTTASKSGFITGMLVIFTPVAQLVIERKPPKIGNLIGIFLVTLGLLFLTSSESSIGSFVYSLGKNFTIGDFLTLLCAIMFALYIVYLDIYSRLHPTSALVLVQLATTSIFSFLIASFFEEIKLNFSFQLLFALIYTSLLATIFATYIQTEYQKFTTPTRAAVIFTMEPVFAGIIAWIFLNERFSNFALLGSALMLGGLLISELSDIVFKSRSGNFLQRK, translated from the coding sequence ATGAGGCAACGATATAAAGCAGAACTTTTGCTTTTACTTATCACTTTTATCTGGGGTGGAACATTTAGCATTGTTAAAACAGCCCTTGAAAATGTCTCTCCGTTAATTTTTCTTGGGATACGATTTGGGATTTCAACAGTTTTATATTTTGTATTTTTCCCTGGATCGCTTAAGCATTTAAATCTTCTAGCTTTGAAACATAGTTTTGTAATCGCTTTCTTTCTGTTTGCCGGTTTTGCATTTCAAACGCTTGGATTGAAATACACAACTGCTTCAAAGTCTGGTTTTATAACTGGAATGCTTGTAATTTTCACACCAGTTGCGCAGTTGGTAATTGAGCGGAAACCACCTAAAATTGGAAATTTGATTGGAATTTTTCTTGTGACATTAGGTCTTTTGTTCCTTACCTCAAGTGAAAGTTCAATTGGAAGTTTTGTTTATTCGCTTGGGAAAAATTTTACAATTGGTGATTTTTTAACGCTCCTTTGTGCTATAATGTTTGCGCTTTACATTGTTTATCTTGATATATATTCAAGGTTACATCCAACCTCAGCTCTCGTTCTTGTTCAGCTTGCGACGACTTCAATTTTTTCATTTTTAATTGCGTCTTTCTTTGAGGAGATCAAATTGAATTTTTCATTTCAATTGCTGTTTGCGCTCATTTACACTTCTCTTCTTGCTACTATATTTGCAACTTATATTCAAACAGAATATCAAAAATTTACAACACCAACTCGTGCTGCTGTAATTTTTACAATGGAGCCAGTTTTTGCTGGAATTATCGCATGGATATTTTTAAATGAGAGATTTTCTAATTTTGCTTTGCTTGGTTCCGCTTTGATGCTTGGAGGGCTTTTAATTTCAGAGCTATCTGATATCGTATTTAAAAGTCGGTCTGGAAATTTTTTACAAAGGAAATAA
- a CDS encoding protein involved in polysaccharide export, contains SLBB domain of the beta-grasp fold has product MKKFLLLLIIFILKFNLFAQLLEIKPEVTKKELGMKFFDELFKQSQNLQYPLLDPSLFSLEKPIDPETYIIGPGDVLSVNIWSSPPLNFMVQVTVEGTVIVPTVGEFKVSGLTLSEAKKVMIQKIKSKYIASEITTTLIAPRSFNVIVTGYVLNEGKYKVRSIDRVSDAILFAFLPSDSLQLTRRNTMIDSVSLRKILLKRGDKIFKVDLHKYLATGEDKYNPYLLEGDWIVVQRRDPSSFVAIYGGVNKPGVYEFVQGDKLTDIIKIAGGIIESADVENVEIVRLNESGELKERLSVNLSNILNGKGDDVTLENNDRIFIPEKRTLKQNYTITVMGEVKYPGVYPISRNGTMLSEILGKVGINSFSDVENAYIVRGLAPFDPQREHILGYLFLKNFAFSREDSLNFSQELSLLDSVKFVAIDFIKIISGTADLELQDGDFIYIPRKQIPMVYVFGQVSNPGFVAYKEGKDYRYYISQAGGFSQLARRGEVKVIKRKTYVWYDADDTKIEPGDFIFVPKKVVREPIYYWNVFKDVILTVGAVASTVATIILIYNQLKAK; this is encoded by the coding sequence ATGAAAAAGTTTCTTCTGCTGTTGATTATTTTCATTTTAAAGTTTAACCTCTTCGCACAACTTCTAGAAATAAAGCCTGAGGTGACAAAAAAGGAATTGGGGATGAAATTTTTTGATGAACTTTTTAAGCAGAGCCAGAACCTTCAATATCCTTTACTTGATCCATCTCTTTTTTCACTTGAAAAACCCATTGATCCAGAGACTTACATAATTGGACCAGGTGATGTTCTAAGTGTAAATATATGGAGTTCACCTCCCTTAAATTTCATGGTTCAGGTCACCGTTGAGGGCACGGTTATAGTTCCAACTGTTGGGGAATTTAAAGTTTCGGGGCTTACTCTTTCAGAAGCAAAAAAGGTTATGATTCAAAAAATAAAGTCAAAATATATCGCAAGCGAAATCACAACAACGCTTATAGCGCCACGATCGTTCAATGTGATTGTAACGGGCTATGTTTTAAACGAGGGGAAATATAAAGTTCGTTCAATTGATAGAGTTTCAGATGCGATATTGTTCGCTTTTTTACCATCTGATTCGCTTCAATTAACACGAAGAAATACTATGATTGATAGCGTTTCTTTGAGAAAAATTCTCTTGAAAAGAGGGGACAAAATTTTTAAAGTTGATTTACACAAATACCTTGCGACAGGGGAAGATAAATATAATCCTTACCTGCTTGAGGGGGATTGGATTGTGGTTCAGCGTCGTGATCCATCATCTTTTGTCGCAATATATGGGGGTGTGAATAAACCTGGGGTTTATGAGTTTGTGCAAGGTGATAAACTTACCGATATTATCAAAATAGCTGGGGGAATAATTGAAAGCGCTGATGTTGAAAATGTTGAAATCGTAAGGCTTAATGAAAGCGGAGAATTGAAAGAGAGGTTAAGTGTTAATTTAAGTAATATCTTGAATGGTAAAGGGGATGATGTAACGCTTGAAAATAATGATAGAATTTTTATCCCTGAAAAAAGGACACTGAAGCAAAATTATACTATTACAGTCATGGGCGAGGTTAAATATCCTGGGGTTTATCCTATCTCAAGGAATGGAACAATGTTAAGTGAAATATTGGGGAAGGTTGGGATAAATAGTTTTTCTGATGTTGAGAATGCTTATATAGTTAGAGGTTTGGCACCATTTGATCCGCAAAGGGAGCATATTTTGGGGTATTTATTCCTTAAAAACTTCGCATTTTCAAGGGAGGATTCTTTAAATTTCTCTCAGGAGTTAAGTCTTTTGGATTCTGTTAAATTTGTTGCTATTGACTTTATTAAGATAATTAGCGGAACAGCTGACTTAGAACTGCAAGACGGGGATTTTATTTATATACCGAGGAAACAAATTCCGATGGTTTATGTTTTTGGTCAGGTAAGTAACCCTGGTTTTGTCGCTTATAAGGAGGGCAAAGATTATAGATATTACATTTCTCAAGCTGGGGGATTTTCACAACTTGCAAGAAGAGGGGAGGTAAAGGTTATAAAGCGGAAAACATATGTTTGGTATGATGCTGATGACACCAAAATTGAACCCGGTGATTTTATATTTGTTCCGAAGAAAGTAGTAAGAGAGCCAATTTATTACTGGAATGTTTTCAAAGATGTAATTTTAACTGTTGGTGCGGTCGCTTCAACTGTTGCAACGATAATTTTAATTTACAATCAGCTTAAAGCGAAATAA
- a CDS encoding UDP-N-acetyl-D-glucosamine dehydrogenase: protein MDYLRRKILKKEAKIGVVGLGYVGLPLAVEYASKGFTTIGIDIDKSKVERLNKGENYILDVDSEKLRKLVKSGKLSAVDDYSCVDTLDVIFICVPTPFKENKDPDISHILNATENIAKKLRSGQIIILKSTTFPTTTESYVLPILEKTGLKVGQDFFLAFSPERIDPGNKKWNLSNTPVIVGGVTPECTSLAEAVIKQISKNVHRVSSPSVAEMAKLLENIFRSVNIALVNELAQLCDRIGGIDIWEVIEAASTKPFGFMPFYPGPGIGGHCILVDPYYLAWFARSYDFHTNFIELAAETNESMPFYVVNLILKELSSIPKTIKDANILFLGVAFKKDVDDTRLSPALKIIEILMNEGARNISYNDPYVPEVLVNGVRFKSIELSRENLQSFDIVVVTTDHSSYDFDFIVKNSKIVIDTRNATKNVKANNAKIVKLGAVKKFKTKG, encoded by the coding sequence TTGGACTATTTAAGAAGAAAAATTCTCAAAAAGGAAGCCAAAATTGGTGTTGTTGGGCTTGGATATGTTGGACTTCCACTTGCAGTTGAGTATGCTTCAAAGGGTTTCACAACGATTGGGATTGACATAGATAAAAGCAAAGTTGAGAGGTTAAACAAGGGTGAGAATTACATCTTGGATGTTGATTCTGAGAAATTAAGGAAACTTGTCAAATCTGGGAAACTTTCAGCTGTGGATGATTACTCTTGTGTTGACACACTTGATGTAATTTTCATCTGTGTTCCAACGCCTTTTAAAGAAAATAAAGATCCTGATATTTCGCACATTTTAAATGCAACTGAAAATATAGCTAAAAAGTTAAGATCTGGGCAAATTATAATTCTAAAGAGCACAACTTTTCCCACAACCACTGAAAGTTATGTCCTTCCGATACTGGAAAAAACGGGCTTAAAGGTTGGTCAAGATTTTTTCCTGGCTTTTTCACCCGAGAGAATTGATCCTGGTAATAAGAAATGGAATCTTTCAAATACCCCTGTAATTGTTGGTGGTGTTACACCAGAGTGTACCAGTTTAGCTGAAGCAGTTATAAAGCAAATTTCAAAAAATGTTCATCGTGTCTCATCTCCAAGTGTTGCGGAAATGGCAAAACTTCTTGAGAATATATTTAGAAGTGTTAACATCGCTCTTGTCAACGAACTTGCTCAGCTTTGTGATAGAATTGGTGGAATTGACATTTGGGAGGTTATTGAAGCAGCTTCAACCAAACCATTTGGTTTTATGCCATTTTATCCTGGACCCGGAATTGGTGGGCATTGTATTTTGGTTGATCCATACTATCTTGCGTGGTTTGCAAGGTCATATGATTTTCATACAAATTTTATTGAGTTAGCTGCTGAGACAAACGAGTCAATGCCTTTTTATGTTGTAAATTTAATTTTGAAGGAGTTGAGTAGCATCCCGAAAACTATAAAGGATGCAAACATACTTTTTCTTGGCGTTGCGTTTAAAAAAGATGTTGATGATACACGGCTTTCACCTGCGTTGAAAATTATTGAAATACTTATGAACGAGGGAGCACGAAACATATCTTATAATGATCCATATGTTCCTGAGGTGTTGGTAAATGGAGTAAGGTTTAAATCTATTGAGTTAAGTCGTGAAAATTTGCAAAGTTTTGATATCGTTGTTGTCACAACAGACCACAGCAGTTATGATTTTGATTTTATCGTCAAGAATTCAAAAATTGTAATTGATACAAGAAATGCTACGAAAAATGTTAAAGCCAATAATGCAAAAATAGTTAAACTTGGCGCGGTTAAAAAATTTAAAACAAAGGGTTAA
- a CDS encoding dTDP-glucose 4,6-dehydratase, whose protein sequence is MQSILITGGAGFIGSNFVRYMLQNYPDVRVVNLDKLTYAGNLENLKDVEDNPNYHFVRGDICNQELVEYIVQKFEVDVIVNFAAESHVDRSILGPEIFIRTNILGTQVLLEVTKKFGIERFIQISTDEVYGSLGPEGKFREDMPLLPNSPYAASKASADLLCRAYFKTFGVPVVITRCSNNFGPYQFPEKLIPLMIINALNDKPLPVYGDGKNVRDWIYVIDHCRAIDFVIQKGKPGEIYNIGASNEWQNIDIVKLILKKLGKPESLIKFVKDRPGHDRRYAMDWSKIKNELGWEPIYSFEEAITETINWYIQNESWWKRIISGEYQNYYQLWYGERLKN, encoded by the coding sequence ATGCAAAGCATTCTGATAACAGGAGGAGCGGGGTTTATAGGGAGCAATTTTGTAAGGTATATGCTTCAAAATTACCCGGATGTCAGAGTTGTAAATCTTGATAAGCTTACCTACGCTGGTAACCTTGAGAATTTAAAAGATGTTGAGGATAACCCAAATTATCATTTCGTGAGGGGTGATATTTGTAATCAGGAACTTGTGGAATATATTGTTCAGAAATTTGAAGTTGATGTAATTGTGAATTTTGCTGCTGAATCTCATGTTGATAGAAGTATACTTGGACCGGAAATTTTTATAAGGACAAACATTCTTGGAACTCAGGTTCTGCTTGAGGTGACAAAGAAATTCGGTATTGAAAGGTTTATACAAATTTCAACTGATGAGGTGTATGGCTCGCTTGGTCCAGAAGGGAAATTCAGAGAGGATATGCCACTTTTGCCAAATTCACCTTATGCAGCAAGCAAAGCAAGTGCTGACCTTCTGTGTAGAGCTTATTTTAAAACATTTGGAGTTCCCGTTGTAATAACCAGATGTTCAAATAATTTTGGACCATATCAGTTTCCGGAGAAACTCATACCATTGATGATAATAAATGCTCTAAATGATAAACCGTTGCCAGTTTATGGAGATGGAAAGAATGTGAGAGATTGGATTTATGTTATTGATCATTGTCGCGCGATTGATTTTGTAATTCAAAAAGGCAAACCTGGGGAGATTTACAATATTGGTGCGAGCAATGAATGGCAAAATATTGATATTGTAAAGTTGATTTTAAAAAAACTCGGAAAACCTGAATCGCTTATAAAATTTGTCAAAGATAGACCCGGGCATGATAGAAGGTATGCTATGGATTGGTCAAAAATTAAAAATGAACTTGGTTGGGAACCGATTTATTCATTTGAAGAGGCGATCACAGAAACAATAAATTGGTATATTCAGAACGAAAGCTGGTGGAAGAGAATAATTTCAGGCGAATATCAAAATTACTATCAACTTTGGTATGGGGAAAGATTAAAAAATTAA
- a CDS encoding TaqI restriction endonuclease, whose protein sequence is MKEPIKDLQRFREFLGSIPLDKYREELTDVKWVEQDLPKEILPLASIFRYYWEERNFLNFEKWFKSFWEEINTDVKSKKALKGFKKYYFNKKLNENGWFKKGFKARMYRTWVSVLTQLDFCYLFEYICAKENKNLKLECNAELDVKGIDAKVNEIEFQVAKITYRKEGRSASKRKNLVIIPYPVFDIDELERKIKSPRVRNKTLYQKSLQAFNKYFIRLSNGFVVFHENYLKPIIDNIDSVEKVRKVIEKILSELLGEQ, encoded by the coding sequence ATGAAGGAACCAATTAAAGATTTACAAAGGTTTAGAGAATTTCTTGGTTCTATCCCGCTGGATAAATATCGTGAAGAGTTAACAGATGTTAAATGGGTAGAGCAAGATTTACCCAAGGAGATATTGCCGCTGGCTTCAATATTCAGGTATTACTGGGAGGAAAGAAATTTTTTAAATTTTGAAAAATGGTTTAAAAGTTTTTGGGAAGAAATCAACACCGACGTTAAAAGCAAAAAAGCGCTTAAAGGATTTAAGAAATATTATTTCAATAAAAAATTGAATGAAAATGGTTGGTTTAAGAAAGGATTTAAAGCAAGAATGTATCGGACATGGGTTTCTGTGCTCACCCAGCTGGATTTCTGTTATTTATTTGAATATATTTGTGCAAAAGAAAATAAAAATCTAAAACTTGAATGTAACGCTGAGCTGGATGTAAAAGGAATTGATGCAAAAGTAAATGAGATTGAGTTTCAGGTAGCTAAAATTACTTATAGAAAAGAGGGTCGTAGTGCAAGTAAAAGGAAAAATTTAGTTATTATTCCTTATCCGGTGTTTGATATTGATGAACTTGAAAGGAAAATTAAAAGCCCAAGGGTAAGAAATAAAACACTCTATCAAAAATCGTTACAGGCATTTAATAAATATTTTATTAGACTTTCAAACGGTTTTGTTGTTTTTCATGAGAATTACCTCAAACCTATAATAGATAATATAGATAGTGTTGAGAAGGTAAGGAAAGTAATAGAGAAAATTTTATCGGAATTACTTGGGGAGCAATGA